From the Lathyrus oleraceus cultivar Zhongwan6 chromosome 4, CAAS_Psat_ZW6_1.0, whole genome shotgun sequence genome, one window contains:
- the LOC127138348 gene encoding S-type anion channel SLAH1 isoform X2, whose translation MDQAVIKPTIDIIVCASMKNSDDSITKPSSCSQSPPFLTKIHAGYFFISLSFGAQALLWKSLSEHNNESQTLWHGFNLMPSVAYLLLWCLAVFIATILSFLYMLKCILHFHAVKDEFSHHIGVNYMYTPWISYLLMLQSSPSSIVPRTRYYEFLCLAFSFVIFLLDVKLFGQWFTTEKRFLSVVANPVNLVSVIGNLVAAQVATEIGWNEFAISMFSLGMVHYLVLFVTLYQRLTSNNQFPIVLRPAYFLYFAAPSMASLAWKSISGLQARTVQENYKKIKRYMVDLLIPFNIPWSSLC comes from the exons ATGGATCAGGCTGTAATCAAGCCAACAATTGACATTATTGTGTGTGCTTCCATGAAAAATAGTGATGATTCCATTACCAAACCATCATCATGTTCACAGTCACCACCATTCTTAACTAAGATCCATGCAGGCTACTTTTTCATCTCTCTATCCTTTGGTGCTCAAGCTTTGCTATGGAAGAGTTTAAGTGAACATAACAATGAATCACAAACTCTATGGCATGGTTTTAATTTGATGCCTTCTGTTGCTTATCTACTACTTTGGTGTCTTGCAGTATTCATTGCAACTATCCTATCGTTTCTTTATATGCTCAAGTGCATCTTGCACTTTCATGCAGTGAAGGATGAGTTTTCACATCATATTGGAGTTAACTACATGTACACTCCTTGGATTTCGTATCTTCTCATGCTTCAATCGTCTCCGTCTTCGATTGTTCCGCGAACTCGTTACTACGAGTTTCTTTGTCTGGCCTTTTCTTTTGTTATATTTCTTCTTGATGTAAAACTATTCGGACAATGGTTCACAACTGAAAAGAGGTTTCTGTCAGTGGTAGCAAACCCTGTTAACCTTGTTTCTGTTATAGGAAACTTGGTGGCGGCTCAAGTCGCGACAGAAATCGGTTGGAACGAGTTTGCGATTTCAATGTTTTCGCTAGGAATGGTACATTATTTGGTTCTATTTGTGACACTGTATCAGCGCCTAACAAGTAATAATCAGTTTCCTATAGTTCTAAGGCCAGCTTATTTCTTGTATTTTGCTGCACCAAGCATGGCAAGTTTAGCTTGGAAATCCATCTCAG GCTTGCAGGCCAGGACTGTTCAAGAAAACTATAAAAAGATTAAACGTTACATGGTGGATCTACTCATTCCCTTTAACATTCCTTGGTCTAGCTTGTGCTGA
- the LOC127138348 gene encoding S-type anion channel SLAH1 isoform X1 has product MDQAVIKPTIDIIVCASMKNSDDSITKPSSCSQSPPFLTKIHAGYFFISLSFGAQALLWKSLSEHNNESQTLWHGFNLMPSVAYLLLWCLAVFIATILSFLYMLKCILHFHAVKDEFSHHIGVNYMYTPWISYLLMLQSSPSSIVPRTRYYEFLCLAFSFVIFLLDVKLFGQWFTTEKRFLSVVANPVNLVSVIGNLVAAQVATEIGWNEFAISMFSLGMVHYLVLFVTLYQRLTSNNQFPIVLRPAYFLYFAAPSMASLAWKSISGSFLISSKMLFFLSLFLFLSQACRPGLFKKTIKRLNVTWWIYSFPLTFLGLACAEYAHEVKSSMASGLMLLICIVSVLVFVFLMLTTVLKIEKLIMHKKAPSK; this is encoded by the exons ATGGATCAGGCTGTAATCAAGCCAACAATTGACATTATTGTGTGTGCTTCCATGAAAAATAGTGATGATTCCATTACCAAACCATCATCATGTTCACAGTCACCACCATTCTTAACTAAGATCCATGCAGGCTACTTTTTCATCTCTCTATCCTTTGGTGCTCAAGCTTTGCTATGGAAGAGTTTAAGTGAACATAACAATGAATCACAAACTCTATGGCATGGTTTTAATTTGATGCCTTCTGTTGCTTATCTACTACTTTGGTGTCTTGCAGTATTCATTGCAACTATCCTATCGTTTCTTTATATGCTCAAGTGCATCTTGCACTTTCATGCAGTGAAGGATGAGTTTTCACATCATATTGGAGTTAACTACATGTACACTCCTTGGATTTCGTATCTTCTCATGCTTCAATCGTCTCCGTCTTCGATTGTTCCGCGAACTCGTTACTACGAGTTTCTTTGTCTGGCCTTTTCTTTTGTTATATTTCTTCTTGATGTAAAACTATTCGGACAATGGTTCACAACTGAAAAGAGGTTTCTGTCAGTGGTAGCAAACCCTGTTAACCTTGTTTCTGTTATAGGAAACTTGGTGGCGGCTCAAGTCGCGACAGAAATCGGTTGGAACGAGTTTGCGATTTCAATGTTTTCGCTAGGAATGGTACATTATTTGGTTCTATTTGTGACACTGTATCAGCGCCTAACAAGTAATAATCAGTTTCCTATAGTTCTAAGGCCAGCTTATTTCTTGTATTTTGCTGCACCAAGCATGGCAAGTTTAGCTTGGAAATCCATCTCAGGTTCTTTTCTCATCTCATCAAAGATGCTGTTCTTTCTCTCTTTGTTCCTTTTTCTTTCTCAG GCTTGCAGGCCAGGACTGTTCAAGAAAACTATAAAAAGATTAAACGTTACATGGTGGATCTACTCATTCCCTTTAACATTCCTTGGTCTAGCTTGTGCTGAATATGCTCATGAGGTGAAAAGTAGCATGGCCTCTGGTTTAATGCTTCTGATATGTATTGTGTCTGTTCTGGTTTTTGTTTTTCTCATGCTAACTACTGTACTCAAAATCGAGAAGCTGATTATGCATAAAAAAGCACCCAGCAAATGA